One window from the genome of Sphingomicrobium arenosum encodes:
- a CDS encoding GNAT family N-acetyltransferase: MFAVTTNLLLRPGWSCDAPALAKAMGSKRIVANLASAPWPYGLEQAQAFLARLDEMPLPNMLITLRHSAEVIGVVGFGYAPSGEIELGYWIAEPHWGRGYATEAARAALDVARTLGWARIEAAHFLDNPASGRVLEKLGFIPTGTHAMRHSCGRGEEAMSRLYMLALNDEETVEPAVA, translated from the coding sequence ATGTTTGCAGTGACGACGAACCTGCTGCTCCGGCCCGGCTGGAGTTGCGATGCGCCCGCGCTCGCCAAGGCAATGGGGTCGAAGCGAATCGTCGCCAATCTCGCCAGCGCGCCATGGCCCTATGGCCTCGAACAGGCGCAGGCCTTCCTCGCGCGCCTCGACGAAATGCCGCTACCCAACATGCTCATCACCCTGCGGCACAGCGCCGAGGTCATCGGCGTCGTCGGCTTCGGCTACGCCCCCTCGGGCGAGATCGAACTGGGCTATTGGATCGCCGAACCCCATTGGGGCCGCGGCTATGCGACCGAGGCGGCCCGCGCCGCCCTCGACGTCGCCCGCACGCTCGGCTGGGCGCGCATCGAGGCCGCGCATTTCCTCGACAATCCCGCCTCGGGCCGCGTCCTCGAAAAGCTCGGCTTTATCCCCACCGGCACCCACGCGATGCGCCACAGCTGCGGCCGCGGCGAGGAAGCCATGAGCCGCCTCTACATGCTCGCGCTCAACGACGAGGAAACTGTAGAGCCAGCCGTCGCCTGA
- the rpmA gene encoding 50S ribosomal protein L27 has product MAHKKAGGSSRNGRDSNPKYLGVKKFGGESVVAGNIIVRQRGTKWYPGDNVGLGRDHTIFALTDGRVTFRDGKLGRKYVHVAPMGEAAE; this is encoded by the coding sequence ATGGCACATAAGAAGGCAGGCGGCTCGTCGCGTAACGGCCGCGATTCCAATCCGAAGTATCTCGGCGTCAAGAAGTTTGGCGGCGAGAGCGTCGTCGCTGGCAACATCATCGTGCGCCAGCGCGGCACCAAGTGGTACCCGGGCGACAACGTCGGCCTGGGCCGCGACCACACCATTTTTGCGCTTACCGACGGCCGAGTCACGTTCCGTGACGGCAAGCTCGGCCGCAAATACGTGCACGTAGCCCCGATGGGCGAAGCTGCCGAATAG
- the rplU gene encoding 50S ribosomal protein L21 gives MFAVVRTGGKQYRVAPGDKIVVEKISGDAGDSVTLDDVLLAGEGSDLQSTDGLTVAATIVAQAKGEKVTVFKKRRRHNYRRKRGHRQQHTILEILSIGGKGGAKKAASKKAAAKSDDAPAKTEAKKAPAKKADAKSTKDAAPAKKPAAKKTAAAKKPAAKKTESK, from the coding sequence ATGTTCGCAGTCGTGCGCACCGGCGGTAAGCAGTATCGCGTTGCCCCCGGAGACAAGATCGTCGTCGAGAAGATCAGCGGTGACGCTGGCGATTCGGTGACCCTCGATGACGTCCTGCTCGCCGGCGAGGGCTCCGACCTTCAGTCGACCGACGGCCTGACCGTCGCCGCCACCATCGTGGCGCAGGCGAAGGGCGAGAAGGTCACCGTCTTCAAGAAGCGTCGTCGTCACAACTATCGCCGCAAGCGCGGTCATCGCCAGCAGCACACGATCCTCGAGATCCTGTCGATCGGCGGCAAGGGCGGCGCCAAGAAGGCAGCCTCCAAGAAGGCCGCTGCCAAGAGCGACGATGCCCCGGCCAAGACCGAAGCCAAGAAGGCTCCGGCCAAGAAGGCCGACGCCAAGTCGACAAAGGATGCTGCACCTGCTAAGAAGCCCGCAGCGAAGAAAACTGCCGCAGCCAAGAAGCCCGCGGCCAAGAAGACCGAGAGCAAGTAA